A region from the Vicia villosa cultivar HV-30 ecotype Madison, WI linkage group LG3, Vvil1.0, whole genome shotgun sequence genome encodes:
- the LOC131657830 gene encoding uncharacterized protein LOC131657830, translating into MELVDDVKARLATLRENDWDDLFIDVQEFCVAQSIPVPNMDEEIPVRGRSRREGRTVTNLHHYRAEIFYVADKICVEMDHRFSEGSNIVLDYFSCLDPKNSFSKFDVDKLVRLADIYHADFSNDDRGTIREQLETYVHQVKRHASFTSCEDVQSLTMKIVQIEKHLHPSKELFQQ; encoded by the exons ATGGAATTAGTTGATGATGTTAAAGCTCGATTGGCTACATTGAGAGAGAATGATTGGGATGATTTATTTATTGATGTCCAAGAATTTTGTGTTGCTCAAAGTATTCCGGTGCCAAATATGGATGAAGAAATACCGGTTCGGGGTCGTTCAAGAAGAGAAGGGAGGACTGTCACTAATCTTCACCATTACCGTGCAGAGATTTTTTATGTTGCTGACAAAATATGTGTGGAGATGGATCACCGGTTTAGTGAAGGAAGTAACATTGTGCTGGATTACTTCTCATGTCTTGACCCCAAAAACTCtttttccaagtttgatgttgataagcTTGTTCGTCTTGCCGATATTTATCATGCAGACTTTTCTAATGATGATCGTGGAACAATAAGGGAGCAACTTGAGACTTATGTACATCAAGTGAAAAGGCATGCTTCATTTACTTcttgtgaagatgttcaaagtttgACTATGAAGATAGTTCAAATTGAGAAACATTTG CATCCGtcgaaagagctttttcagcaatga
- the LOC131657829 gene encoding uncharacterized protein LOC131657829 translates to MRKFLVPRASIENVNVVQPEAKVEETPPNVANEFNPNEIVRDPGCRKQIHEYAIDIQDQVRRAYILKGPTQPDLAIFPRTQFGKSSRAFCKAWYKNYTWIECSESKDAAYCFYCFLFKPPGRAEHIDREWLG, encoded by the coding sequence ATGAGAAAGTTTTTGGTTCCTAGAGCAAGTATTGAGAATGTTAATGTTGTGCAACCGGAAGCCAAAGTAGAAGAAACACCTCCTAATGTGGCCAATGAATTTAATCCAAATGAGATTGTACGTGATCCAGGATGTAGGAAACAAATTCATGAGTATGCTATAGATATTCAAGACCAAGTGAGGAGGGCATATATATTGAAGGGTCCAACGCAACCAGATTTAGCAATATTTCCTCGTACTCAATTTGGGAAGTCTTCAAGAGCGTTTTGTAAAGCATGGTATAAGAATTATACATGGATTGAGTGCAGTGAGTCGAAGGATGCAGCttattgtttttattgctttctctTTAAGCCGCCTGGGAGGGCCGAACACATTGACAGAGAATGGTTGGGATGA